The following are encoded together in the Candidatus Tumulicola sp. genome:
- a CDS encoding glycosyltransferase, whose product MAGRVEYQGVAMNVGIVTTFPEDHSVGKSGVAAYVQTILDPLLGDRGDTFVILADTIDDGRLGAEEQYAPNVTVRRCWRFGHTSPLQILAEAMRHRFDVLHVEWEPYLFGGVVASLLLPFVLAAVRARGTRIVTTVHSVVPLSMVTREMLRENGFVLPYSRIGRLGFKTIYGLLNWASDRLIVLDVELATVLEREYLVRPSKLFVCPLPLMHETARPDMREARRRLGIGDDKVALFFGYASYYKGLDVLLDALDIARRTIPDITLHIIAGQHPRLRGEARYEAFYRRLRERASASGAVWHDRYVPEPQLAEFMSAADVIVLPYTVAYGASSPLHAAFAARKPVLVSTYLRFEGALPCQLFAPDARSCAAALVDYFERNAQAISDRVEDIARMHDRAVIARMIHDVRTGRPCNEAAYVPPPPATTTTSTERR is encoded by the coding sequence ATGGCCGGTCGCGTCGAGTACCAAGGTGTTGCGATGAACGTCGGTATCGTCACGACTTTTCCGGAGGACCACAGCGTCGGCAAGAGCGGCGTCGCCGCCTACGTTCAGACGATATTGGACCCGTTGCTGGGCGACCGCGGCGACACGTTTGTAATCTTAGCCGACACCATCGACGATGGACGCCTGGGAGCGGAAGAACAATACGCTCCGAACGTTACGGTCCGTCGTTGTTGGCGGTTCGGCCACACGTCGCCGCTTCAAATTCTTGCCGAAGCCATGCGGCACCGGTTCGACGTGCTGCACGTCGAGTGGGAACCATATCTGTTCGGCGGCGTCGTCGCATCGCTGCTCTTACCATTCGTCCTGGCCGCCGTGCGAGCGCGGGGGACGCGCATCGTCACGACGGTCCATTCGGTCGTGCCGTTGTCGATGGTCACGCGCGAGATGTTGCGCGAGAACGGCTTCGTTCTGCCGTACTCGAGGATCGGCCGACTAGGATTTAAAACGATCTACGGGCTGTTGAATTGGGCGTCCGATCGTTTGATCGTGCTCGACGTGGAACTGGCGACCGTGCTCGAACGCGAATATCTCGTCCGGCCGTCGAAATTGTTCGTATGTCCGCTCCCGTTAATGCACGAAACGGCGCGTCCGGACATGCGCGAAGCGCGTCGCCGCCTCGGCATCGGCGACGATAAAGTCGCGCTCTTCTTTGGATACGCGTCGTACTACAAGGGCCTCGACGTACTCCTCGATGCGCTCGACATCGCGCGGCGCACGATTCCCGATATAACGCTGCACATCATCGCGGGGCAACATCCGCGTCTACGTGGCGAGGCGCGCTACGAAGCGTTCTACCGACGGCTTCGCGAACGCGCCAGCGCTTCGGGTGCGGTGTGGCACGATCGATACGTGCCCGAGCCGCAGTTAGCCGAGTTCATGAGCGCCGCCGACGTAATCGTGTTACCGTACACGGTGGCATACGGTGCGAGTTCGCCGCTGCATGCTGCGTTTGCGGCCCGCAAGCCGGTGTTGGTTTCGACCTATTTGCGCTTCGAGGGAGCGCTGCCGTGCCAACTCTTCGCTCCGGACGCACGCAGCTGCGCGGCCGCGCTGGTCGATTATTTCGAGCGGAACGCGCAGGCCATCTCAGACAGGGTCGAAGATATCGCGCGCATGCACGACCGTGCGGTCATCGCGAGAATGATTCACGACGTTCGCACCGGGCGGCCTTGCAATGAGGCCGCATACGTGCCTCCGCCTCCCGCGACGACGACGACGAGCACGGAGCGCCGGTGA
- a CDS encoding glycosyltransferase has translation MTDVSRPTGCVVLVPCYNEGENARTLVSTLSSAGALDVVLIDDASDDPASRGVLFDLQTQPNVRVMRAAERRGKVAGIVAAMRTLDDGIGAVLTIDCDVETSVASIEAVLDEISRSDLVLANALPLQLNRTFWERGAVFSALRHARLRDQLLDRYPALCTNGRLLGMSRRMVEAILRSNVPLHTEDAHFMLVCLHEGFSYALRSDAVVRFRAPQTPTDYLKQTDRYAQGRELLAQRWPQSDLTRYYDLRATDAFRTALEQAVRDPLGALAFGALLGAKVMRRGKPIERGGWPVASSTKVLR, from the coding sequence ATGACGGACGTGTCCCGCCCCACCGGCTGCGTCGTTCTCGTTCCGTGTTATAACGAAGGGGAAAACGCGCGCACCCTCGTGTCGACGCTCTCGAGCGCCGGCGCGCTCGATGTCGTGTTGATCGACGATGCCTCCGACGACCCCGCCAGCCGCGGGGTGTTGTTCGATTTGCAAACGCAACCGAACGTTCGCGTGATGCGAGCTGCCGAACGTCGCGGCAAAGTGGCCGGCATCGTAGCGGCGATGCGGACGCTCGACGACGGCATCGGAGCCGTCCTTACCATCGACTGCGATGTCGAAACGAGCGTGGCGTCGATCGAAGCCGTGCTGGATGAAATAAGCCGCTCCGATCTGGTGCTAGCCAACGCCTTGCCGCTGCAGCTTAACCGCACGTTTTGGGAACGCGGCGCCGTATTTAGTGCCTTGCGACACGCACGGCTGCGCGACCAGTTGCTGGATCGATATCCGGCGCTCTGCACCAACGGACGATTGCTCGGCATGAGCCGAAGGATGGTCGAGGCCATTTTGCGTTCCAACGTGCCGCTACACACCGAAGACGCGCACTTCATGCTCGTTTGTTTGCACGAAGGGTTTTCGTACGCGTTGCGTTCCGACGCGGTCGTACGCTTTCGCGCACCGCAGACGCCGACGGATTATTTGAAGCAGACCGACCGCTACGCGCAAGGACGCGAGCTATTGGCGCAACGCTGGCCGCAGAGCGATTTGACTCGCTATTACGATTTGCGCGCGACCGATGCGTTTCGCACGGCGCTCGAGCAAGCGGTTCGCGATCCACTGGGAGCGCTGGCCTTCGGCGCGTTGCTTGGCGCCAAAGTGATGCGCCGCGGCAAACCGATCGAACGCGGTGGATGGCCGGTCGCGTCGAGTACCAAGGTGTTGCGATGA
- a CDS encoding glycosyltransferase family 87 protein produces MDTGARNRAEAALDRCGWWPIALVLAFDAALLPWIAHPYDVAAFLTHADRVFFAHVQPAILWPYGGVALATVLLSQLPVAAFPQLWAVVPVRLALLKLPMLIADAGTALIIRRYAGERGGTLWALRYLLDPAVFFVTVAHGQSDALAGVFAVAGIALTLSGRFEWAAVALGVGTGAKLYPAAFVPLLLVVAYRNGSPKRALASAAYFAVVAACTVVPVVAGRTAAFAGAFANNSFGSESHRVDSASPWALLNAMAPFLRPALEDLAVVIVPVALALAELRHRPQRADIARAAMVSAVALVMLDPGAHPPFYLWIAGPLVLYCAVAGDGVVSVIGALLSATAVAMQFCQEGSEEYLLLNFGTGVVPGALRCVVPNAGLLVAAAVLALALVVAAYRPLLLPVGSRSAARVAALVAAAGISAYLGTAFAVAIVMAAFLNGSKALGFEGEMRLLNTFAIDPAVRRLGDGCELTYDAGDIIVYAGNDYAAPYATAALGYTLYSPETIVLRGRSVGPERLAQRFENIDVRTVAQRDVRVTREFDVSGPLRPFRFVERIEERPCSLIAGTPVLLYRFDIAGAARDAARQPFWERFRQARNSAELRRVKGSVP; encoded by the coding sequence GTGGATACTGGCGCTCGTAATCGCGCCGAGGCCGCCCTGGATCGTTGCGGATGGTGGCCGATCGCGCTGGTGCTGGCATTCGACGCGGCGTTGTTGCCGTGGATCGCGCATCCGTACGACGTCGCCGCATTTCTAACGCACGCCGACCGGGTGTTCTTTGCACACGTGCAACCCGCGATTTTGTGGCCGTACGGCGGCGTCGCTTTGGCGACCGTTCTGCTATCGCAGTTGCCGGTTGCGGCATTCCCACAGTTGTGGGCGGTAGTGCCGGTACGGCTCGCGTTGCTCAAACTGCCGATGTTGATCGCGGACGCGGGCACGGCGCTGATCATCCGGCGATACGCCGGGGAGCGTGGCGGAACTCTTTGGGCGTTGCGCTATTTGCTCGACCCGGCCGTTTTCTTCGTGACGGTCGCACACGGCCAAAGCGACGCGCTCGCGGGCGTTTTCGCAGTGGCCGGAATAGCCCTGACACTTTCGGGGCGTTTCGAATGGGCCGCCGTCGCGCTGGGAGTCGGAACCGGCGCGAAACTGTATCCGGCCGCCTTCGTGCCGTTGTTGCTGGTCGTCGCGTATCGCAATGGCTCGCCCAAACGCGCGCTGGCTTCGGCGGCGTATTTTGCAGTCGTGGCCGCCTGTACGGTCGTTCCGGTCGTCGCCGGGCGCACCGCTGCGTTCGCCGGAGCGTTTGCCAACAATAGTTTCGGCTCCGAAAGCCATCGCGTCGACAGTGCTTCGCCGTGGGCGTTGTTGAACGCCATGGCGCCCTTCTTGCGTCCTGCGCTCGAAGATCTAGCGGTGGTGATCGTTCCGGTCGCCTTGGCGTTGGCCGAGCTCCGACACCGCCCGCAACGCGCCGACATCGCGCGGGCCGCGATGGTCTCGGCCGTCGCCCTCGTCATGCTCGACCCTGGCGCGCATCCGCCATTCTATTTGTGGATCGCCGGCCCACTCGTGTTGTATTGTGCGGTCGCCGGCGACGGCGTCGTTAGCGTCATCGGCGCGCTGCTCTCGGCAACGGCGGTAGCAATGCAATTCTGCCAAGAGGGCAGTGAAGAATACCTGCTGCTCAACTTCGGTACGGGCGTCGTGCCCGGAGCGCTGCGTTGCGTCGTTCCCAATGCCGGGCTGTTGGTTGCGGCAGCTGTTTTGGCTCTGGCGCTCGTCGTAGCCGCTTACCGGCCGCTCCTGTTGCCGGTTGGGTCGCGCTCGGCCGCGCGCGTGGCAGCGCTGGTAGCCGCAGCCGGCATTTCCGCGTACCTCGGCACTGCGTTTGCGGTAGCCATCGTGATGGCGGCGTTCCTCAACGGTTCGAAAGCGCTCGGGTTCGAGGGCGAAATGCGACTGCTGAATACGTTCGCGATCGATCCGGCCGTCCGGCGATTAGGTGACGGCTGCGAGCTGACGTACGATGCCGGAGACATCATCGTGTACGCCGGAAACGACTACGCCGCACCGTATGCAACGGCAGCTTTGGGATACACTTTGTACTCGCCGGAAACGATCGTTCTGCGCGGTCGTTCGGTCGGTCCCGAGCGGCTCGCACAACGGTTCGAAAACATCGATGTTCGTACCGTCGCGCAGCGCGACGTTCGGGTTACGCGCGAGTTCGACGTCTCGGGGCCGTTGCGGCCGTTTCGATTCGTCGAGCGGATCGAGGAACGTCCCTGCAGCTTGATCGCGGGCACCCCGGTGCTGCTCTACCGCTTCGACATCGCGGGGGCCGCGCGTGACGCGGCCCGTCAGCCATTTTGGGAGCGGTTCCGGCAGGCCAGGAACAGTGCGGAGCTGCGTCGAGTAAAAGGCTCCGTACCATGA
- a CDS encoding pentapeptide repeat-containing protein, which yields MTGGRAAVSIALVWSVALTAGCARYIQRVDLSVPQPPLAPFAVAFERNPSVVSWEALHRHMRLGGLDTRSLDAVVGAIANKDVEPRIVAAAAVDLATYAWGDSLATLRLNNLRAQRDGSVRAASRTAHLAWSMLALRATYLIQPVDLSEMDLRDRSPFVGQSMNLRSVNFAGSRLSRAVWHDCNLTWASFVRARSSGALTCDRCFWRPGGQPQQKTFVRGYWRS from the coding sequence TTGACGGGCGGCCGCGCCGCCGTTTCGATCGCGCTGGTGTGGTCGGTGGCACTGACGGCCGGCTGCGCGCGATACATACAACGCGTCGATCTTTCGGTACCGCAACCGCCGCTCGCTCCGTTCGCCGTCGCGTTCGAACGCAATCCATCGGTCGTTTCTTGGGAAGCGCTACATCGTCATATGCGTCTCGGTGGATTGGATACGCGCAGCCTCGACGCGGTCGTAGGCGCGATCGCCAACAAGGACGTCGAGCCGCGTATCGTTGCCGCCGCGGCGGTCGATTTGGCCACCTACGCGTGGGGGGACTCGTTGGCTACGCTGCGTCTCAACAATCTGCGTGCGCAGCGCGACGGCTCCGTACGCGCCGCGTCTCGAACGGCGCATTTGGCCTGGTCGATGCTGGCGTTGCGTGCTACCTACCTGATCCAGCCCGTCGATCTATCGGAGATGGATTTGCGCGACAGGTCGCCATTCGTCGGTCAGTCGATGAACCTGCGGTCCGTGAATTTTGCGGGTAGCCGGCTTTCGCGAGCGGTTTGGCACGACTGCAACCTCACATGGGCCTCGTTCGTTCGCGCCCGCTCCAGCGGTGCGTTAACGTGCGACCGTTGTTTTTGGCGGCCTGGAGGCCAACCCCAGCAGAAAACGTTCGTTCGTGGATACTGGCGCTCGTAA
- a CDS encoding glycosyltransferase: protein MTTRRAPHPRFSIIIPAHNEQERIGVTLASYVGEFADSEIIVVLNGCTDNTHAVVEAVAAGHDHVNVIDIPDALGKGGAVRAGFLMARSQVVGYVDADGSTPAGEMRRLCEALGPNDGIIGSRWIPHAVVEIKQPWLRRLASRSFNLLVATLFGLKYNDTQCGAKVFRRDALRNVMRDVETANFAFDVDLLFAMKRLSLRVREEPTYWIDVPGSKVKLVSTSLKMFLAVVRLRLKHSFLSVVLPVYDRLFPTKPVRTRDHLRILVINWRDPKHPWAGGAETYLFEQARRWQQWGNHVEWLSGGFPGGASRDLIDGIPIRRVGNAYTVYFHVPFVYLREFRDRFDVVIDSSNGIPFFSPLFSLKPKICIVYHVHRDAFNKYLPKWMAALFAWSARLVPLLYRGVHFVTISDDTLREMRSSGVGTGTTGLVHCGVDKRLVPGEKAATPTVLYLGRLKAHKRVDLLIETFARVRERVPGAVLEIAGTGDARPSLEALAKRLGLEDAVRFEGFVDDDRKRELLQRAWVTATLSEIEGWGISPIEGNACGTPAIAYDVPGLREAIVHGESGLIVPIGGDVSDAIVSVLQDDALRARLQRGALRRAELFSWDKTARDMFLEIMRAIVGIDVRSVDLDGNWTYFRSNSPAAAEVSSLVDTRWVR, encoded by the coding sequence ATGACGACGAGGCGCGCCCCGCACCCACGCTTCTCGATCATCATCCCGGCTCACAACGAACAAGAGCGCATCGGCGTGACGCTAGCGTCCTACGTCGGCGAGTTCGCGGACTCCGAGATCATCGTCGTCTTGAACGGCTGCACGGACAACACGCATGCGGTCGTCGAGGCGGTCGCTGCCGGACACGACCACGTAAACGTGATAGATATTCCCGACGCGCTCGGTAAAGGCGGCGCGGTGCGGGCGGGTTTCCTGATGGCGCGTTCGCAGGTCGTCGGCTACGTAGATGCCGACGGCTCGACGCCGGCCGGCGAAATGCGCAGGCTCTGCGAAGCCCTCGGCCCCAACGACGGCATCATCGGTTCGCGCTGGATTCCGCACGCCGTGGTTGAGATCAAACAGCCGTGGTTGCGACGGCTGGCCAGTCGGTCGTTTAACCTCCTGGTCGCGACGCTGTTCGGCTTGAAGTATAACGACACGCAGTGCGGGGCAAAAGTCTTCCGGCGCGATGCACTGCGAAACGTCATGCGCGACGTCGAGACCGCCAATTTCGCCTTCGACGTCGACTTATTGTTCGCGATGAAGCGCCTCAGCCTGCGCGTTCGCGAAGAACCGACCTATTGGATCGACGTACCCGGATCGAAAGTGAAGCTCGTGTCGACCTCGCTAAAAATGTTTTTAGCGGTCGTTCGGTTACGTCTAAAACATTCGTTCTTGTCGGTCGTGTTGCCGGTTTACGATCGACTTTTCCCGACGAAACCGGTACGAACGCGCGACCATCTTCGCATCCTGGTCATCAACTGGCGAGATCCCAAGCATCCGTGGGCGGGCGGCGCCGAAACGTATCTGTTCGAGCAAGCGCGCCGCTGGCAGCAGTGGGGCAATCACGTCGAGTGGTTGAGCGGCGGCTTCCCGGGTGGCGCGTCCCGCGACCTGATCGATGGAATTCCCATCCGTCGCGTCGGGAACGCATACACCGTCTATTTCCACGTTCCGTTCGTGTATCTGCGTGAGTTTCGCGATCGTTTCGACGTCGTGATCGATTCCTCGAACGGCATTCCGTTCTTCTCGCCGCTGTTTTCTCTGAAACCGAAGATTTGTATCGTGTATCACGTGCATCGCGATGCGTTTAACAAGTATCTGCCCAAGTGGATGGCCGCGTTGTTCGCGTGGTCGGCCCGGTTGGTACCGTTGCTGTACCGTGGCGTTCACTTCGTCACGATTTCAGACGATACGTTGCGCGAGATGCGGAGTTCGGGTGTCGGCACCGGTACCACCGGGCTCGTGCATTGCGGCGTCGATAAGCGGCTGGTGCCGGGCGAAAAAGCGGCGACGCCGACGGTGCTCTATCTCGGTCGCCTCAAAGCGCACAAACGCGTCGATCTGTTGATCGAAACGTTCGCCAGGGTGCGCGAACGCGTTCCCGGCGCCGTTCTCGAGATCGCGGGAACCGGCGATGCGCGGCCTTCGCTCGAAGCGCTAGCCAAACGTCTCGGCCTCGAGGACGCGGTGCGGTTCGAAGGCTTCGTCGACGACGATCGCAAGCGCGAACTCTTGCAACGCGCGTGGGTAACCGCGACGTTGTCCGAAATCGAGGGATGGGGCATATCCCCCATCGAGGGAAATGCGTGCGGGACGCCGGCCATTGCCTACGACGTTCCGGGATTACGTGAAGCGATCGTCCACGGTGAGAGCGGCTTGATCGTTCCGATCGGAGGAGACGTATCCGACGCGATCGTTTCGGTACTACAGGACGATGCGTTACGGGCGCGGCTGCAACGCGGTGCGTTGCGGCGTGCGGAACTGTTCTCGTGGGACAAAACGGCGCGCGATATGTTCCTCGAGATCATGCGCGCGATCGTCGGCATCGACGTCCGCTCGGTCGATCTCGACGGGAATTGGACGTACTTCCGTTCCAATTCGCCCGCTGCCGCCGAAGTCTCGAGCCTGGTCGACACCCGCTGGGTGCGTTGA
- the murJ gene encoding murein biosynthesis integral membrane protein MurJ, with protein sequence MPYCERTARIKQHLRLVPEPRKRRRRFSLAASTLFVMGATLLSTIFGFMREVVSAKYYGTRWEMDTFLAAATIPTILFGVFNGALISALVPTFSEYITHRKDEEAWRLGSTVLNILAIVLTVCAIVGFFTARWYVPIIAHGFPAPQMGVAIRMTRWLMPTIVAVSLSGVLSAMLNAYHRFRATAMVGAAVNAVTIACVLFFNHSLGIYALVVGTTLGLTAQFLVQLPSFLSIGKYRFTIDLHHPGLGKIWTLLGPIVVGSAAGQLALFFDRFFASTLAPGYIAGMNYAVKLVNFPQQIFAAAIATVIFPLLAVQFARDNRRGVARSLVTGLRLVNFITIPAVCALIVLAKPMVQALFERGTFQAGATDLTAGLLPYAAAGLVALAANVVLTRCCFACKETAWPVTISVGAVIVNVLLSMIWLPTLGARGLLLANSISQTMQAVLLLMLTARLVSGIDWGSLVGSMAKIALSSLAMFLALSWINRLGVTPEATLASRAWFLFGQIAIGGTVFIAVARMLGVEELELARRTIVAKFERNLVSPPDNREAPIA encoded by the coding sequence CTGCCGTACTGCGAAAGGACGGCGCGCATTAAGCAGCACCTGCGGCTCGTTCCCGAGCCGCGCAAGCGAAGGCGGCGATTTTCGCTTGCGGCTTCGACGCTCTTCGTCATGGGCGCGACGCTGCTGTCGACGATCTTTGGATTCATGCGCGAAGTCGTCAGCGCCAAATATTACGGCACGCGTTGGGAAATGGATACGTTTCTCGCCGCCGCCACGATACCGACGATTCTGTTCGGAGTGTTTAACGGCGCGCTCATCAGCGCTCTGGTTCCAACCTTCTCCGAGTACATAACGCACCGAAAAGACGAAGAAGCCTGGCGTTTAGGCAGCACGGTGCTCAACATTCTAGCGATCGTGCTCACCGTGTGCGCGATCGTCGGATTCTTTACCGCTCGCTGGTACGTTCCGATCATCGCGCACGGATTTCCGGCGCCGCAGATGGGCGTCGCGATTCGGATGACCCGCTGGCTCATGCCCACGATCGTCGCGGTCAGTTTGAGCGGCGTACTTTCGGCGATGCTCAATGCGTACCACCGGTTCCGCGCCACCGCCATGGTCGGCGCCGCGGTCAACGCCGTGACGATCGCATGCGTGCTGTTCTTCAATCACTCGCTCGGCATCTATGCACTCGTGGTCGGAACGACGCTCGGCTTGACGGCACAGTTTTTGGTGCAGCTGCCGTCGTTTTTATCGATCGGGAAATACCGCTTTACGATCGATCTGCACCATCCGGGCCTGGGCAAGATTTGGACGCTGCTGGGCCCGATCGTCGTCGGCTCGGCGGCCGGGCAACTGGCGCTGTTCTTCGACCGGTTTTTTGCGTCGACGCTGGCTCCAGGCTACATCGCCGGCATGAACTACGCCGTCAAATTAGTGAACTTTCCTCAACAGATTTTCGCCGCGGCGATCGCTACCGTTATTTTTCCGCTGCTCGCGGTGCAGTTCGCGCGCGACAATCGCCGCGGCGTCGCCCGCAGCCTCGTAACCGGTTTGCGTCTGGTCAACTTCATCACCATCCCCGCCGTTTGCGCCTTGATCGTTCTCGCCAAGCCGATGGTGCAAGCGCTGTTCGAACGCGGTACGTTCCAGGCGGGCGCTACCGATCTTACCGCCGGGCTGCTGCCGTACGCGGCGGCCGGGTTGGTCGCTTTAGCCGCTAACGTCGTGTTGACGCGTTGCTGTTTTGCTTGCAAGGAGACGGCTTGGCCGGTAACGATTTCGGTGGGTGCCGTGATCGTCAACGTGTTGCTATCCATGATATGGCTACCGACCTTAGGCGCGCGGGGATTGCTGCTGGCAAATTCGATCAGCCAAACGATGCAAGCGGTGTTGCTGCTGATGTTGACGGCGCGCTTGGTCTCCGGCATCGATTGGGGTTCGCTGGTCGGCTCCATGGCCAAGATCGCGCTCAGTTCGCTCGCCATGTTTTTAGCGCTCAGCTGGATCAACCGGCTCGGCGTTACGCCCGAAGCGACGCTCGCATCGCGCGCCTGGTTCCTGTTCGGTCAAATCGCGATCGGCGGCACGGTCTTCATTGCGGTCGCGCGCATGCTCGGTGTCGAAGAACTCGAACTGGCGCGACGCACGATCGTCGCGAAGTTCGAGCGCAATCTCGTAAGCCCGCCGGATAACCGGGAGGCGCCCATCGCATGA
- a CDS encoding sugar transferase: MDLTLGTLLLFIVLPIVTIAAAGIVCVTGGFPFFAQERVGMNGRRFKMFKLRTMVNGAHQMRDDLMHLNEADGPVFKIRKDPRLHALGSFLRRTSIDELPNLLNVVLGDMSLVGPRPALPSEVEHYDGFAMRRLTVPQGITCLWQINGRSSVSFEEWMHLDGTYVDTWSPLGDLILVAQTVPAVLRKDGAH, encoded by the coding sequence GTGGATCTCACGCTCGGCACGCTGCTCTTGTTCATCGTGCTTCCGATCGTGACGATTGCCGCCGCCGGCATCGTCTGCGTCACCGGCGGTTTTCCGTTTTTCGCACAAGAACGCGTGGGGATGAACGGGCGGCGCTTCAAGATGTTCAAGTTGCGGACCATGGTCAACGGAGCGCATCAGATGCGCGACGACCTCATGCATCTCAACGAAGCCGATGGCCCCGTCTTTAAAATTCGCAAGGACCCGCGCTTGCATGCGCTCGGCAGCTTCTTGCGGCGCACCAGCATCGACGAGCTGCCCAACCTGCTGAACGTCGTGCTCGGCGATATGTCGTTGGTCGGCCCTCGTCCGGCGCTTCCGAGTGAAGTCGAGCATTACGACGGCTTCGCGATGCGCCGTCTGACGGTTCCGCAAGGCATCACGTGTCTCTGGCAGATTAACGGCCGCAGCAGTGTTTCGTTCGAAGAGTGGATGCATCTCGACGGCACGTACGTCGACACGTGGTCGCCGCTCGGCGACTTGATTCTCGTCGCGCAGACGGTACCTGCCGTACTGCGAAAGGACGGCGCGCATTAA
- a CDS encoding glycosyltransferase family 2 protein, with the protein MRAANADRPTLSVVVPMYNEAGNVSTLLERIVENVDGIEGEPTYEILVVDDGSTDGTADAVREELRRRPNLALVRLSRNFGHQLAATAGIELAAGDAIVLMDGDLQDPPELIAQFFARWREGYDVVYAVRRTRKGESPFKLFTAGLFYRTIKRLTKVSIPVDTGDFRLMSRRVVEALRRLPERHRFLRGMVSWVGYRQTGVEYDRDERSWGATKYPIPTMLRFAIDGITSFSDIPLRFASYFGFSVSAIAFVYALVVVVAKLLRIYPPGYTPGWASTIVAVVFLGGVQLISLGILGEYLGRIYDEVKGRPLYLIDDIERS; encoded by the coding sequence ATGCGAGCTGCGAACGCCGATCGTCCGACGTTGAGCGTCGTCGTTCCGATGTATAACGAAGCGGGCAACGTATCGACGCTGCTCGAGCGCATCGTCGAGAACGTCGACGGCATCGAGGGCGAGCCGACTTACGAGATCCTGGTGGTCGACGACGGAAGCACCGACGGCACGGCCGACGCGGTTCGCGAAGAGTTACGGCGACGCCCCAACCTGGCACTGGTTCGGCTGTCGCGTAATTTCGGGCATCAGTTGGCTGCAACCGCCGGCATCGAGCTAGCTGCCGGGGACGCGATCGTCCTGATGGACGGCGACCTGCAAGACCCGCCGGAATTGATCGCGCAGTTCTTCGCGCGCTGGCGCGAAGGTTACGATGTGGTCTACGCCGTGCGGCGTACGCGCAAAGGTGAGAGCCCGTTCAAACTCTTCACCGCCGGGTTGTTTTACCGAACGATCAAGCGCCTGACCAAGGTGTCGATCCCAGTCGACACCGGCGATTTTCGTTTGATGAGCCGGCGCGTCGTCGAAGCGCTCCGCCGTCTGCCCGAACGCCACCGGTTTTTGCGCGGCATGGTCAGCTGGGTCGGCTACCGGCAGACCGGCGTCGAATACGACCGGGACGAACGCTCGTGGGGAGCGACCAAGTATCCCATCCCGACAATGCTACGATTTGCAATCGACGGAATTACCTCGTTCTCGGACATTCCGTTACGCTTCGCTTCGTATTTCGGGTTTTCGGTTAGCGCCATCGCATTCGTCTACGCGCTCGTCGTGGTCGTCGCCAAACTGCTGCGCATCTATCCGCCGGGCTACACGCCGGGCTGGGCGTCAACAATCGTCGCGGTGGTTTTCTTGGGCGGCGTCCAGTTGATTAGCCTTGGAATCCTCGGCGAATATTTAGGACGCATCTACGACGAAGTCAAGGGCCGCCCGCTCTATTTAATCGACGACATCGAACGCTCTTGA